The genomic region TGATGGACTTCACCGCCGAGGAGCTGCAATCGCTCAACGCCCGGCAGGTCTTCCCCGACCGCCCGCAGGAGCATAATGACCGCTTCCCGGTCATGACCTTTGGCGACTTCCTCGACATGGTGGAAGGCATGGAGGCGCGCTGCGGCTGTGAAATCCCGGTTGAGCCGGAAATCAAGCTGCCAGCCGAACATACCGCCATGGGGCTTGATCCGGCCCCCATCCTCATCGCAGAGCTGGAGGCGCGCGGCCTCAATACCGAAGACTCGCTGGTTATCATCCAGTCCTTCGATGCGCCGTTTCTCGAACGCCTGCGCCCGATGACGCCGCTGCCGCTGGCCATGCTGCACTATGGTGATGAGGAAGGCGGCGATATGAATGGCTACAGCCTGGAGCAGGTGGCCGAATTCGCCGATGCCATCGGCCCCTATAAGGGCCTGCTGCTGAACCCGGACGGCTCCAGCACCGGCTATCTCGAACGCGCGCATGCGCTGGGTCTGGTGGTCCACACCTGGACGCACCGCGATGACCGGCCTTCCTTGCTCGCCGACGGCGATACAGATGACGAGCTGCGCGCGCTTCTCGCGCTTGGCGTGGACGGCGTTTTCACCGACTTTCCCGATACAGCCGTGCGCATCCGCGAGGAAATGCTGAACGCTCAATAGATTTTTTGCTGGGCACAGGGCAGGTTTGGCGTCTTCGACATCCTCGTGAGGCCAGCCCATGGACCGCCGCTCCGCCCTGAAACTTCTGTCCGGCGCAGGGCTTGGCCTTGCCGCCGCGCCTCTGGTCTCTGCTGGCCAGGCAGGCGCACGCACGCCTTCGCTCAATCAGCCGCCAAACTTCATCCCCGCGGACATCTCCGCGCGCCGCATCATCCGTCAGGTGGTGGGGCTGAGACCTTTCCGTGAGACGGGCTATGTGGTGCGCGCCGAGCGCTTTGACCGGCGCAAGACGCTGGTCCATCACTATGGCCATGGCGGCGCGGGCGTGACGATGAGCTGGGGCACCGCCGCCGAGGCCGAGCGCGCGCTTCTGGCCGCCACCAATGAGCGCTCTGTCGCCGTGCTGGGCTGCGGCGTGATCGGGCTGACAACCGCGCTTCTGCTGCGCCGCCGGGGCATGGACGTGACAATCTATGCAGACGCGCTGCCACCCCACACCACCTCCAACATCGCAGGCGCGGTCTGGGGTCCGTCCAGCCTCTATCGCCGCCCCGCCGTGGACGAGGGCTTTGTGGCGCGCTTTGTGGATGCCGCACGCGTCAGCCAGCGCGCCTTCCAGCACTATGCCAACGATCCGCGCTACGGGGTGTATTGGTTGCGCCAGTATGATTTTTCGCTGCGCACGCCAGACGCGCCGCGCGAGCCGCAGCCGCTCGACCATCTCTATCCTGGCCTTGTCCGCCATACTGACCCGGAGCGCTGGTTCGGCTATCCGAGCGTAGTCGAGAACCACGTTCTGATGATCGATCCGGACATTTACCTGCGCGCCCTGATGGACGATTTCGAGAATGCAGGCGGGCGCATCGTGACGGCCCGTTTCGAAACGCCATCAGATGTCTCGCGCCTCTCCGAGCGCGTGATCGTCAACTGCACGGGGCTGGGTGCGCGCGATCTCTTCGGCGACGACCAGTTGCGGCCCATGGCAGGCCAGCTGACCATGCTGCTGCCGCAGCCGGAGCTCGACTATGCCTATAGCGCGTGGGAGGGCGGGATACTCTACATGTTCCCGCGCCGCAGCTCGGTCGTGCTCGGCGGCACCACGGACCTTGATCTGGCCGACACCAACCCCTCTGCCGCCGAGGCCGCCCGCCAGCTGGAAGGCCACGCCCGTATTGCAAGGCGGCTTGCCGGGATTGAGAGGGTGGGAGGTTAGGCCGCTCTGAACGGATCCTGCATCAGGATCACGTCCTCGCGCTCCGGGCTGGTGGAGACCATGGCAACGGGTGCTTCGATCAGCTCCTCGATACGGCGCACATATTTCACCGCCTCTGCGGGCAGATCAGCCCAGGAGCGCGCACCTTTGGTGGAGCCGCTCCACCCTTCCATCTCCTCATAGACGGGCTTTACGCGCGCCTGATCGGCAGTGGAGGCGGGCAGACGGTTAATGATCTTCCCGTCGAGCTCATACCCGGTGCAGACTTTAAGCGTTTCAAATCCGTCGAGCACATCCAGCTTGGTCAGCACGATGCCATTGAGCCCGTTGATCTTGGCAGACTGGCGCACCAGTACCGCGTCAAACCAGCCGCAGCGGCGCTGGCGGGAGGTGACGGTGCCAAACTCATGGCCCTTCTCCCCGATCAGGCGGCCGGTCTCGTCGGTCAGCTCGGTCGGGAACGGGCCTTCGCCCACGCGCGTGGTGTAAGCCTTCACTATGCCCAGCACATAGCCGGTCTTGCCGGGGCCAACGCCTGTACCGGCTGCGGCCTGGCCTGAAACCGTGTTGGAGCTGGTGACGAAAGGATAGGTGCCATGATCCACGTCCAGAAACGCACCTTGCGCGCCCTCAAAGAGGACTTTCTTGTCCTCGGCGATGGCTTCATCCAGCAGCCGCCAGACCGGCGCGGCATAGGGCAGGATTTTCGGCGCGATCTCCAGCAATGAGGCCACCAGCTCGTCAGCAGAGTATTCCGCCTCGCCATAGCCACGGCGCAGCGCGTTATGGTGATGGAGCAGGTCGGCCACGCGGGCGCGCAGGCCCTGCTCGTCGGCCAGATCAATCACGCGCACGGCCCGGCGGCCCACCTTGTCCTCATAGGCAGGGCCAATGCCCCGGCGCGTCGTGCCGATCTTCATGCCGTCATCGCGATTCTCGCGGAAGCCATCAAGCTCGCGGTGAACGGGCAGGATCAGCGCCGCCGTCTCGGCGATCTTGACCAGATCAGGCGTGATGGCGACACCTTGCGCGCGGACCTTCTCCACCTCGGCGAGGAAAGCCCACGGATCGATGACAACGCCATTGCCCAGAAGCGAGAGCTTGCCGCGCACGACGCCGGAGGGCATCAGCGACAGCTTGTAGACTACCCCGTCCACGACCAGCGTGTGACCGGCATTATGACCGCCCTGAAAGCGCGCCACCACGTCGGCCCGCAAGGACAGCCAGTCGACAATCTTGCCCTTGCCCTCGTCACCCCACTGGGCGCCGACGACGACTACATTGGCCATGAGAGAAACTCCGCTTGATATGCGGAATGACGGCTTAAACGCCCCTTGGCACCGGGGCAAGCCCGGTTGGCCGCTAGCCCTGAATCAGGCTTGGCTTTCCGCAAGCGATAAATGGGAGAAAGGCATGAAATTCCATATCCAGACTATCGGACCGGCATTGGCGGGCACTGCGTTGCTTGCCTCGGCGGCCAGCGCACAATGCGACACCAGCCAGCTGGAAGAGCTTGCTTTCGTGAACGGCAGCTGGAACGCCTATGCATGGGATGGAAGCTTCGCCGGCCAGCGCTATTTCGTGCTCGACGGGGATGGCTGCGGCGCGGTGGAGCTGGCGGTTCAGGGCGAAATGTTCAGCCCGCACCGCAATCTCGGCCTCAACAGCCAGGACGGTCTGTGGATCGAGCGCGCGACCATGGATGATGCCAGCGTGGAGATGTCCGGCCCGCTCGGCGCGGACGGCGTGCTGGCCATGGAGGGCCTGCTAACCGAAGCCGATGGCAGCGAGATGCCGGTACGGTCCCGCTGGGCGGCGCGCGATGACGGCACGATGATCCACAAGCAGGAAATCCGCTATGGCAGCGGCCAGCCATGGAGCATTTTGCGGGCCTATACCTATGTCCGCCCCGAGAACGACCCCAACGGAGCCGAGCCCGGCATGAACGATATGGGGCCGGAGCTTGGCGAAGACGCGTTCGACGGCTAGCGCCCGAAGCGCCAGCTGATCCGCGCGCCAACCTCATCAAGGCCCTGATTGCGGCCCTGGCCGAGGATCTGGCCGTTGGAGAAGTGCTCGTAATAGACGCCTACAGCAACGCTCGGCGTCACGGCATAGTCGAGGCCAAGCTGGGTATGAAACAGCAGGCGCGAGCCCAGAAGGGCACGTGAGCCTGCGAGGCGGATACGATCGGGATCATTGGGCGGCAATTGCGATACGTCACGCACACCGTCGTGATAGGCGACACCAAAACCGCCATCCACCGACCAGTTCTCTGAAAAATGCCCGGTCCACAGGAAGCCCGCCGCGCCCAGATTGGTGTTCCCGGCCGAATTGAACGAGCCATAGAGATAGGGGCGCGGCGACCAGACCGGGGACAGGAAGTCCGGGCTGTCAAACACGACCTGCCCGGTTATCTGCACCCCGTCCTCGATGCTGCGGGCCAGATCATGGGCGACGACGCCCAGCCGGATTTCGCTGATCTGGGCTTGCGCCATACCAGCGGAGAAGGACAAGGCCAGAAGGCCAGCAATTAACGACGTGCGCATGGGAATCCCCCGGTTGAACGGGTTCACCATATGGCGGAATGCAAGGAAGGAAAAGCGGCCTGTTGGACGCAAGGTGGGACCCGCCACGGCGCCGCGCCGGCGCTCCATCGCCCCCCTCAGTGCGATTTGTGTGCCGCGCTGGGACATCCGGGCGGATCCCGGCACACGCTTCGCAAGATTGGTGCTCACGAGGGTGCGCCTCGCCGGAGTCGGCATCTCCGGCCACCCATGCCTAGCGGTCAAGAATGGCGGTTAATGTGCGTTAATGGGGCAATTGCGCGGCGGAGTACGATCACGGCCGGTAGGGAATTATCGCATCGAGCTCCAGCGTATAGGCCACAGCGGCCAGATCCGTGTCCTGGCGCTGCACGCGGATCACCCCTTCGGCGTAGATCGGATCCCACAGGCCGGCGACCTCCACCGGCTCGGATGTTTCCACATAGACCAGCTGGTTGGGCGGCGGCGGCGGCACGTGAATGCACGCACCCACATAAGGCACCAGCAGGAAGCGGGTCACCCGTCCGCCGGAAAAATAGTCAAACGGCAGGATATAGCCGCCAAGCCGCACGCGCTGGCCATCCAGCTCCTCGACGGCAGCAAAGCTCATGATCTGCGGAAACTGCTCGGTGCCGAAATGGTCAAACCCCATTTCCATCGCCTGCATCTGCTGCAGACGGGCAAGCCGCTCGCCCTCGCCTTCGGGCAGCAGATCGGCCCAGACAATGGACCGCGCAGCATCGCCATCACCCGCACGGGCAGTACCCGCCGGCAGGCTGGCGGCGAAAAAGAGACCGATCACAAGCGCACGTATAACCATGCGCGGAATGTGTGCACACGCGCCCCGCGCGGCAAGTGCCGCTTACACGTTATAATATAACGTCAATTAACGAATGGAGAGCCTGGCCGAGGACGCGGTGAGCGTGTCCGACGCACTGCGCGTGCCGTCGAAAAACTGAATGTTTACGCGCTCAAGACGGTCAAATCCGTCAAACAGCGCACCGGTGTCCACACGGGTAAGCCGGGTGGGCGCAGAGCACGCATAGGTCCAGGTCACAAAGCCGTCAGAATAGCGGCGCTCGCCGTCACCATGGCTGTGGCTGTGGCTGTGGCTGTGGCCATGCCCATGGTCATGGGCGTGGTCGTCGGGAGGTGTTTCGGCTTCGCTGTGATCGCCGTAATGGTCGTGTGCGTGATCGTATGCGTGATCGTGATCCGCCTCATCATGGTCATGCCCGTGATGATCGTGGTCATGGTCATGCGGCTCCTCGCCATCATGGTCCATATGCTCATGGTCGTGATCGTGATCACCGGAATCGGCTTCGGCAGGCGGGAAACCCTCAAGCAGTGTTTCGGTGAGGCTGCATCCGGCCTCGGCATTGAAGGCCGGGCGGGCATCACCCTCAAGCGCCGCGATGGCAGCCGCCACCAGCGCATACTCGTCCGCGTTACGCGGCGCGCGTTCAAAGCCGATCAGATTATAAAGCGGGCTTTCCAGCTCCGCGACCAGCGTGCCGTCCGGATTGATCGCAACAGCCAGCTCGGCAAGCCCGTGAACATGCGTCCCGGCATGGCGGTGCTCGTGGTCCTGCGCCAGGGAAGGGGCGGTCAGGGCGGTGCCGGCAAGAAGCGTGGCGAGGACGAGGCGTTTCATGGCTGCTCTCCTGATTGGCTCACACGATGAACGTTTGTGTGCCCATCGCCGTTCCGGACCGAGGCTGGACCGCCTACGGGGCCAAAATGCGGCGCGGCGGAAATGACCAGCGCGTCTTCATGGGCATGATCATGGTCGTGGGCGTGATGATGATGGTGATCGTGTCCGGCCCTGTGCGCCGCCGTCAGGCCCGTGGCCGCGACAATGCCCAGCACCACCATCGGCACGGCGCGGCGAAGCCCCCCTGTACGCGCGTGGACCAGAAGATGGGCGGCGGCCACATGGATCAGTACCCCGGCAGCAAGGCCCAGCAATCCGGCCACCAGCGCAGGCGACAGCGCGCCTGCAAACGGCGCAGTAGCCCCGGCAAAAACAAGCGTGGATACACCCGCCGCCAGGAAGGACCAGAGCGCGGCGCGGCCATCGCTTAGCCCGGCGCGCTGCAGAAGGATGAAGCACACCGCCGCATCAGCCGGC from Glycocaulis abyssi harbors:
- a CDS encoding DUF3299 domain-containing protein, whose amino-acid sequence is MVIRALVIGLFFAASLPAGTARAGDGDAARSIVWADLLPEGEGERLARLQQMQAMEMGFDHFGTEQFPQIMSFAAVEELDGQRVRLGGYILPFDYFSGGRVTRFLLVPYVGACIHVPPPPPNQLVYVETSEPVEVAGLWDPIYAEGVIRVQRQDTDLAAVAYTLELDAIIPYRP
- a CDS encoding DUF2796 domain-containing protein, which gives rise to MKRLVLATLLAGTALTAPSLAQDHEHRHAGTHVHGLAELAVAINPDGTLVAELESPLYNLIGFERAPRNADEYALVAAAIAALEGDARPAFNAEAGCSLTETLLEGFPPAEADSGDHDHDHEHMDHDGEEPHDHDHDHHGHDHDEADHDHAYDHAHDHYGDHSEAETPPDDHAHDHGHGHSHSHSHSHGDGERRYSDGFVTWTYACSAPTRLTRVDTGALFDGFDRLERVNIQFFDGTRSASDTLTASSARLSIR
- a CDS encoding acyloxyacyl hydrolase, coding for MRTSLIAGLLALSFSAGMAQAQISEIRLGVVAHDLARSIEDGVQITGQVVFDSPDFLSPVWSPRPYLYGSFNSAGNTNLGAAGFLWTGHFSENWSVDGGFGVAYHDGVRDVSQLPPNDPDRIRLAGSRALLGSRLLFHTQLGLDYAVTPSVAVGVYYEHFSNGQILGQGRNQGLDEVGARISWRFGR
- a CDS encoding FAD-dependent oxidoreductase, producing the protein MDRRSALKLLSGAGLGLAAAPLVSAGQAGARTPSLNQPPNFIPADISARRIIRQVVGLRPFRETGYVVRAERFDRRKTLVHHYGHGGAGVTMSWGTAAEAERALLAATNERSVAVLGCGVIGLTTALLLRRRGMDVTIYADALPPHTTSNIAGAVWGPSSLYRRPAVDEGFVARFVDAARVSQRAFQHYANDPRYGVYWLRQYDFSLRTPDAPREPQPLDHLYPGLVRHTDPERWFGYPSVVENHVLMIDPDIYLRALMDDFENAGGRIVTARFETPSDVSRLSERVIVNCTGLGARDLFGDDQLRPMAGQLTMLLPQPELDYAYSAWEGGILYMFPRRSSVVLGGTTDLDLADTNPSAAEAARQLEGHARIARRLAGIERVGG
- a CDS encoding glycerophosphodiester phosphodiesterase family protein; amino-acid sequence: MSFLRTSLLLPALLVALAACNPADEPPAGDMPPPQGAPDAISGQLAEDAGEIGTFPTLTGELPAIIAHRGASGYFPEHTLPAFQLANEQGADILEPDLMVSRDGVLIVRHDPWLSTSTDVETREEFADRRRELMGRNDWWVMDFTAEELQSLNARQVFPDRPQEHNDRFPVMTFGDFLDMVEGMEARCGCEIPVEPEIKLPAEHTAMGLDPAPILIAELEARGLNTEDSLVIIQSFDAPFLERLRPMTPLPLAMLHYGDEEGGDMNGYSLEQVAEFADAIGPYKGLLLNPDGSSTGYLERAHALGLVVHTWTHRDDRPSLLADGDTDDELRALLALGVDGVFTDFPDTAVRIREEMLNAQ
- a CDS encoding adenylosuccinate synthase, with protein sequence MANVVVVGAQWGDEGKGKIVDWLSLRADVVARFQGGHNAGHTLVVDGVVYKLSLMPSGVVRGKLSLLGNGVVIDPWAFLAEVEKVRAQGVAITPDLVKIAETAALILPVHRELDGFRENRDDGMKIGTTRRGIGPAYEDKVGRRAVRVIDLADEQGLRARVADLLHHHNALRRGYGEAEYSADELVASLLEIAPKILPYAAPVWRLLDEAIAEDKKVLFEGAQGAFLDVDHGTYPFVTSSNTVSGQAAAGTGVGPGKTGYVLGIVKAYTTRVGEGPFPTELTDETGRLIGEKGHEFGTVTSRQRRCGWFDAVLVRQSAKINGLNGIVLTKLDVLDGFETLKVCTGYELDGKIINRLPASTADQARVKPVYEEMEGWSGSTKGARSWADLPAEAVKYVRRIEELIEAPVAMVSTSPEREDVILMQDPFRAA